A single region of the Leptolyngbya sp. 'hensonii' genome encodes:
- a CDS encoding B12-binding domain-containing radical SAM protein, translating into MKTLLIYPQFPQSFWSYDRFMEIAGLKAVIPPLGIITIAALLPSDWDLRFYDRNVACETAADWEWCDLVILSAMIVQKPDFQALIQKAVRLGKTVAVGGPYPTSVPQAALEAGAHFLILDEGEMTIPQFLEALRQGATQGIFRSIEKPDVSQSPRPRFDLLRRDAYLMMAIQFSRGCPFNCEFCDIISLYGRKPRTKEPDQALAELQTLYDLGWRGSLFIVDDNFIGNQRNVKRFLRALIPWMQQHHYPFNFITEASVNLAEDDELLQLMGEAGFYAVFLGIETPDQDSLQVTRKVQNIRNPLVEACHKINEAGLLIYAGFILGFDGERSGAGDRIQAFIEQTSIPQPMLGILQALPNTALWDRLKKEQRLIEDNSHPTGDQNTLMNFVPTRSITEIAREYVEGFWTLYEPQNYLRRCFQQCLKIRTSKSHKQAGQFSPTQSLRLVAQLIWRQGICRPEIRGQFWHQLWSILLTKPQLLSLYLGLCAAGEHFWEYRALARERITQQLGYDPLHLSMAPVPEPMLIR; encoded by the coding sequence ATGAAAACACTGCTGATCTATCCCCAGTTTCCCCAGTCCTTTTGGTCCTACGATCGCTTCATGGAAATTGCCGGATTGAAAGCCGTGATTCCGCCTCTGGGAATTATTACTATTGCCGCACTCTTACCCTCAGACTGGGACCTTCGCTTTTACGATCGTAACGTCGCTTGTGAAACGGCGGCAGATTGGGAGTGGTGCGATCTGGTGATTCTTTCAGCCATGATTGTGCAGAAGCCAGATTTCCAGGCCCTGATTCAAAAAGCTGTCCGATTGGGTAAAACAGTCGCTGTGGGCGGCCCCTATCCCACCTCTGTGCCTCAAGCTGCCCTCGAGGCTGGTGCCCATTTCCTGATTCTGGATGAAGGGGAGATGACAATTCCTCAATTCCTGGAGGCGCTTCGTCAAGGCGCAACCCAAGGGATCTTCCGCTCCATTGAGAAGCCGGATGTCAGCCAAAGCCCAAGGCCACGCTTTGACCTGCTGCGGCGGGATGCCTACTTGATGATGGCCATCCAGTTTTCCCGTGGATGTCCCTTCAATTGCGAATTTTGTGACATTATTTCCCTTTATGGCCGTAAACCCCGTACCAAAGAACCGGATCAGGCCCTGGCTGAGTTGCAAACCCTCTATGATCTGGGTTGGCGCGGCTCCCTCTTTATTGTGGATGACAACTTTATTGGCAATCAGCGGAACGTCAAACGATTCCTGCGAGCCCTGATTCCCTGGATGCAGCAACACCATTATCCGTTTAATTTTATTACCGAAGCTTCTGTCAATCTGGCCGAGGATGATGAATTGCTTCAGCTCATGGGCGAAGCAGGCTTTTATGCTGTGTTCCTGGGGATTGAAACCCCTGATCAGGATAGTCTGCAGGTGACGCGCAAAGTGCAAAACATCCGTAATCCCCTGGTGGAAGCCTGTCACAAAATCAATGAGGCAGGGTTGCTGATCTACGCCGGGTTTATTCTTGGTTTTGACGGAGAGCGATCGGGGGCAGGCGATCGTATTCAAGCCTTCATCGAACAAACTAGCATTCCTCAGCCCATGCTGGGCATTCTGCAGGCTCTACCCAACACCGCCCTTTGGGATCGCCTTAAAAAAGAGCAGCGCTTAATTGAGGACAACAGCCACCCGACCGGCGACCAGAATACCCTGATGAATTTCGTCCCAACTCGTTCCATTACAGAAATTGCCAGGGAGTATGTCGAAGGGTTCTGGACCCTGTATGAACCTCAGAACTATCTCAGACGCTGTTTCCAACAATGCCTCAAGATTCGCACTTCGAAGAGCCACAAACAAGCAGGGCAATTCTCCCCGACTCAGAGCCTGCGATTGGTTGCCCAACTCATCTGGCGTCAGGGCATCTGCCGACCTGAAATTCGAGGACAATTTTGGCATCAGCTCTGGAGCATTCTGTTAACCAAGCCGCAGCTTCTGAGTCTGTATCTGGGGTTGTGCGCTGCAGGCGAGCACTTCTGGGAGTACCGTGCCTTAGCCCGAGAGCGGATCACGCAACAACTGGGCTATGATCCGCTCCACCTCTCTATGGCTCCTGTCCCAGAACCCATGCTGATCCGGTAA